The following are from one region of the Rhodopirellula sp. P2 genome:
- a CDS encoding carbon-nitrogen hydrolase family protein, whose product MKSARYQVFASVLVLALVGTSSAALAADPAKKQKVCRVAMAQIYCIDGDREGNLRRIENAVAEASAAGAEIVCLPETCLYGWVNPKAHELAHPIPGKDSGALAKIARQYKVHLSVGVSEKEGDQLFDSVVLFDDEGELILKHRKMNVLTDLMSPPYMRGENVEVVETTFGRVGMLICADTFHDKVVEQMAAKQPELLLVPYGWAAPADAWPGHGQSLRGTIAKAAKTIGCPVVGTNLVGSISGGPWQGMVYGGQSYTVAPDGTVLSQGADRDRDICVVDVPVGE is encoded by the coding sequence ATGAAGTCTGCCCGGTACCAAGTGTTCGCAAGCGTTCTGGTTCTTGCGTTGGTCGGAACGTCGTCGGCTGCTTTGGCAGCGGATCCGGCAAAGAAACAGAAGGTTTGCCGTGTAGCGATGGCGCAGATTTATTGCATCGACGGTGATCGTGAGGGAAACCTTCGGCGGATTGAGAATGCTGTGGCGGAAGCTTCCGCTGCAGGAGCCGAGATCGTTTGTTTGCCTGAGACCTGCCTGTACGGTTGGGTGAATCCCAAGGCTCATGAGTTGGCACATCCGATTCCAGGTAAAGACTCCGGCGCGCTGGCGAAAATTGCTCGCCAATACAAGGTCCATTTGTCGGTCGGCGTGTCTGAGAAGGAGGGAGATCAGCTGTTTGATTCGGTGGTCTTGTTTGACGACGAGGGTGAGTTGATCCTGAAACACCGCAAGATGAATGTGCTCACGGATTTGATGAGTCCGCCTTACATGCGCGGTGAGAACGTAGAGGTTGTGGAGACAACGTTTGGCCGGGTTGGCATGCTGATCTGCGCCGACACGTTTCATGACAAGGTGGTCGAACAGATGGCTGCCAAGCAGCCGGAGCTGCTGCTGGTGCCCTACGGTTGGGCGGCGCCTGCTGACGCCTGGCCTGGCCATGGCCAATCGCTCCGTGGCACCATCGCCAAAGCGGCCAAGACCATTGGGTGTCCGGTCGTGGGCACGAACTTGGTTGGCAGTATCAGTGGCGGCCCGTGGCAAGGGATGGTTTACGGTGGGCAAAGCTACACCGTGGCTCCGGATGGAACGGTGCTTTCCCAAGGTGCAGATCGGGATCGAGACATCTGTGTGGTGGATGTTCCGGTGGGTGAGTGA
- a CDS encoding DUF2314 domain-containing protein has translation MNEAAAKARKTFRYFWREMAWERRRIIPGLELAAVKATFTDPPEVRAQDPDALECEHMWLMDVNFDGRKVEGTLINAPTSLKTVSEGDRVRIPGRQLCDWMYVTNGDVYGGFTVDLMRARMSNTERKQHDQAWGFDFGEVGVVNLVPPEYIGESATKKKGLFARFSHPEVKPQDYAKVAETEHPMSVNMRESLDETLSENPDLVHEADDSGYTFLHQLALAGSLDGVDICLKHGADPNSAASNGVTPSMLAKSLGWKRVMARLQEAGADS, from the coding sequence ATGAATGAAGCGGCGGCCAAAGCCCGCAAGACGTTTCGCTATTTTTGGCGTGAAATGGCATGGGAACGTCGCCGGATCATCCCCGGTTTGGAACTGGCCGCCGTGAAGGCGACGTTCACCGATCCGCCTGAAGTTCGAGCCCAGGATCCCGATGCGTTGGAATGCGAGCACATGTGGTTGATGGACGTCAACTTTGACGGACGCAAAGTGGAAGGAACTTTGATCAATGCCCCGACATCGTTGAAGACCGTCAGCGAAGGTGACCGGGTCAGGATTCCAGGACGGCAGTTGTGTGATTGGATGTACGTGACGAATGGCGATGTGTATGGAGGGTTCACGGTTGATTTGATGCGTGCACGGATGAGCAATACGGAACGCAAGCAGCACGACCAGGCTTGGGGATTCGATTTTGGAGAGGTGGGCGTGGTCAACTTGGTTCCGCCTGAGTACATCGGTGAATCCGCAACGAAGAAGAAGGGCTTGTTCGCTCGCTTCAGCCATCCCGAGGTCAAGCCGCAGGACTACGCCAAGGTTGCCGAGACAGAGCATCCGATGTCGGTCAACATGCGTGAGTCCTTGGATGAAACTTTGTCCGAGAACCCCGATCTGGTTCATGAGGCCGATGACAGTGGTTACACATTCCTGCATCAGTTGGCATTGGCAGGTTCGTTGGACGGTGTGGATATTTGTTTGAAACATGGTGCGGATCCGAACAGTGCCGCGTCCAACGGGGTGACGCCATCGATGTTGGCCAAAAGCCTGGGTTGGAAACGTGTGATGGCAAGGCTTCAGGAGGCGGGAGCCGACAGTTGA
- a CDS encoding DUF4153 domain-containing protein, translating to MSSNLGSSPESPVSAPPSLAAETQAIPIRMATREITAALVWTFAADVLIFRLATYLSIASFLVLTPILFRYAATNLPHRRSLAICGALSALVALRLLWQGSPLTIFSAILLIVAMSMAASGVVPFVLEGFFWFGRSVVDGADRISRYRIADRAIDQVRSHHQLASILLPLVAVLAFGGIFVMANPDLVSWVGDHARTAWNITLTWFNDFSVWEIPFCILALTIGVGLIRPLSPFFRFGDHAESQTTTASSESGLYSAYRNTLIAVTALFAVYLCFEFWTLWRRDFPEGFYYAGYAHQGAAWLTIALGLATVSLSVIFGRSLLADPRMPRVRWWAWVWSAESLLLALAVYNRLLIYVGYNGMTQLRMVGLFGITAVVVGFALVVYKIANTKNFWWLLRSQMLALTIVVIAYSITPVDYLAHRYNVSKVNTGYPAPSVMLAVKPISDEGLLSIFHLLDHPDSIIRDGVQARLALREAELSAEGARHWSELQGATRLLASRFADHPELSTRFSNPGERESALQRFKNYAMQWY from the coding sequence ATGTCCAGCAACCTCGGTTCATCACCTGAATCACCTGTTTCCGCACCGCCTTCCCTCGCTGCGGAGACTCAGGCGATTCCCATTCGAATGGCAACACGAGAGATCACTGCGGCACTTGTTTGGACCTTCGCCGCGGACGTGCTGATCTTTCGACTGGCGACTTATTTGTCGATCGCAAGCTTCTTGGTGCTTACGCCCATCCTGTTTCGATACGCAGCCACGAATCTTCCCCATCGACGTTCGCTTGCGATCTGCGGTGCATTGTCCGCCTTGGTGGCTTTGCGATTGCTTTGGCAAGGATCTCCGCTGACGATTTTCTCCGCGATCCTGTTGATCGTCGCGATGTCGATGGCCGCCAGCGGCGTGGTCCCATTTGTGCTCGAAGGCTTCTTCTGGTTTGGTCGCAGCGTTGTCGATGGAGCCGATCGGATATCGCGCTACCGAATCGCCGATCGAGCCATCGATCAGGTTCGCAGCCACCACCAACTCGCGTCCATCCTGCTTCCCCTCGTTGCGGTGTTGGCATTTGGGGGGATCTTCGTGATGGCAAACCCTGACTTGGTTTCCTGGGTCGGTGATCATGCCCGCACCGCTTGGAACATCACCCTGACTTGGTTCAACGACTTCTCGGTGTGGGAAATTCCGTTTTGCATCTTGGCGTTGACGATCGGCGTCGGATTGATCCGTCCCCTGAGTCCATTTTTTCGATTCGGTGATCACGCTGAAAGCCAGACAACAACAGCATCGTCTGAGTCCGGACTGTACTCCGCCTACCGTAACACATTGATCGCGGTGACGGCCCTCTTCGCGGTTTACCTGTGCTTTGAGTTCTGGACCCTTTGGCGTCGTGACTTCCCCGAAGGCTTTTACTACGCCGGGTACGCCCACCAAGGTGCCGCGTGGCTGACCATTGCCCTGGGCCTGGCGACAGTGTCCTTGTCCGTCATCTTCGGGCGCAGCCTGCTTGCTGACCCCCGCATGCCCAGGGTTCGTTGGTGGGCATGGGTTTGGTCTGCGGAAAGCTTGTTGCTCGCGTTGGCCGTTTACAACCGCTTGCTGATCTACGTTGGCTACAACGGGATGACACAACTTCGGATGGTTGGGCTGTTCGGTATCACCGCCGTTGTGGTGGGCTTTGCGTTGGTGGTTTACAAAATTGCCAACACCAAGAACTTTTGGTGGTTGCTGCGATCTCAGATGTTGGCGTTGACCATCGTCGTGATTGCCTACAGCATCACACCGGTCGACTACCTCGCACATCGCTACAATGTTTCCAAAGTCAACACGGGATACCCAGCTCCCTCGGTGATGCTGGCAGTCAAACCCATCAGCGACGAAGGCTTGTTGTCGATCTTTCATTTGCTCGATCACCCCGACTCGATCATCCGAGACGGCGTGCAAGCTCGCCTTGCACTTCGCGAAGCAGAACTCTCTGCAGAGGGTGCTCGACACTGGAGTGAACTGCAAGGTGCCACGCGATTGCTCGCGTCTCGTTTTGCAGACCACCCCGAGCTATCCACTCGATTTTCGAATCCCGGTGAACGCGAATCGGCCCTGCAACGTTTCAAGAACTACGCGATGCAGTGGTATTGA
- the dnaB gene encoding replicative DNA helicase, which translates to MIADNKFDGPHRGKKEKKATTSEILARQQPFDREAEMGVIGSVLLMPDICDEIASLKADDFYDEANQIIYRHLRDMFDSGEKIDITLLVSRMRTAGDFEKVGGAAYLAQLGGSVANAAHAAFYGEIVREKAMFRRLIESGTEILRDAYEQSGTAKELCAQAEQKVFAIMEGRSGNSVWAISDVLHQAMDRMEARMRDDYVEGGAETGLTDFDQMTGGLHHGELIILAARPSMGKTALAMNIAEHVAIEQREPVLFVSLEMSAIELADRMLCSLSRVNGHRLRNGTISSEDRDRLVSKANDISQAPLFVDDSPSRTVSEIAAAARRIKRKEDGLGLVVIDYLQLIEPDNSRDPRQEQVAKIARRLKGMARELEVPLLCLSQLNRQAEDGKDHRPKLSHLRESGAIEQDADVVMFVHREEYYHRGEDKAQFAGQAEIIIAKQRNGPVGDVELTWEGDFTRFSNRAAEHHSEFDDYREFTSPGGF; encoded by the coding sequence ATGATCGCAGACAACAAGTTCGACGGCCCCCATCGCGGCAAGAAGGAAAAGAAAGCCACGACCAGCGAGATCCTTGCGCGGCAACAACCGTTTGATCGCGAAGCCGAGATGGGCGTGATCGGTTCCGTTCTGCTGATGCCCGACATTTGCGATGAGATCGCGTCGCTGAAGGCAGATGACTTCTACGACGAAGCCAACCAGATCATTTATCGTCACCTTCGAGACATGTTTGATTCGGGGGAAAAGATCGACATCACGTTGTTGGTGTCACGAATGCGAACCGCCGGTGACTTTGAAAAGGTCGGCGGCGCCGCGTACTTGGCCCAACTCGGTGGCAGCGTGGCCAATGCGGCGCACGCTGCGTTCTACGGTGAGATCGTTCGTGAGAAAGCGATGTTCCGTCGCTTGATCGAATCGGGCACCGAGATCCTGCGAGATGCCTACGAGCAATCTGGCACCGCCAAGGAACTGTGCGCTCAGGCGGAACAAAAAGTTTTCGCGATCATGGAAGGCCGTTCCGGCAACTCCGTTTGGGCGATCAGCGACGTGCTGCACCAAGCGATGGATCGGATGGAAGCTCGGATGCGAGACGATTACGTCGAAGGCGGTGCCGAAACCGGCTTGACCGACTTCGACCAGATGACCGGTGGTTTGCACCACGGTGAGCTGATCATTTTGGCCGCTCGTCCTTCGATGGGGAAAACGGCACTCGCCATGAACATTGCCGAACACGTCGCGATCGAGCAGCGTGAACCGGTTTTGTTTGTCAGCTTGGAAATGTCGGCGATCGAATTGGCCGACCGGATGCTGTGCAGTCTGTCTCGGGTGAACGGTCACCGGTTGCGAAACGGGACGATCAGTTCCGAAGACCGCGATCGCTTGGTGTCCAAAGCCAACGACATCAGCCAAGCCCCCCTGTTCGTGGATGATTCGCCCAGTCGAACGGTCAGCGAGATCGCGGCCGCAGCCCGTCGGATCAAACGCAAAGAGGACGGTCTGGGCCTGGTCGTGATTGACTATTTGCAGCTGATCGAACCTGACAATTCACGTGACCCGCGGCAGGAGCAGGTTGCCAAGATCGCGCGTCGTTTGAAGGGGATGGCACGGGAATTGGAAGTGCCGTTGCTGTGTCTGTCGCAGCTCAACCGGCAAGCGGAAGACGGCAAGGATCACCGCCCCAAGCTGTCTCACCTTCGTGAGTCAGGTGCTATCGAGCAGGATGCCGACGTGGTGATGTTTGTTCACCGCGAAGAGTATTACCACCGCGGTGAGGACAAAGCTCAGTTCGCTGGTCAGGCCGAAATCATCATCGCCAAGCAACGGAATGGTCCGGTCGGCGATGTCGAGCTGACCTGGGAAGGCGACTTCACGCGATTCAGCAACCGTGCCGCCGAGCATCACAGCGAATTCGACGACTATCGCGAATTCACCAGCCCCGGCGGATTCTAA
- a CDS encoding DnaA/Hda family protein → MSSTQGSIETQEAIERFAEALHQRIGADRYRLWFTHGVGFDLEVGESPDDGKPTVVVVIRTSGPFAAQRMGNSFATELRAAAMIACGERARYRIDVEEAEQPAPKKRTRAAKVAAEEKASTKSSGGRRSTARQTSGRASSGRASSGRPSAGRRGSANSLASLLAQSTATGDDKSGGSRGGRGRSRGRVEHDPIAASELPEGDQFDDEEMDDEEVVVSTPRSSKSKLPPLPESQPTGGRTLESFITGPCNEFAFSAAMMAVATPSVATPLFLHGPTGTGKSHLLAALANEFRTRRRMRRVVLLTAEQFTNDFVVSVGSTGLPAFRRRYRDVDALLIDDVHFLAAKTATLREALYTVETLASAGKPLVFSANLPPSDIRGLTGEVAGRMASGLVCPLAAIDQQTRFQLLQRMVATRCVLGCDNALLEEVSELIGGDARAAGGIANLIGMLQRMFRREPTIDEIRRYGGDLLRSTQVAPTLRSIEKAVCETFGLEGDGLRSKAQTRRVSEPRTLAMYLARQHTGSAFTEIAKHFNRRSHSNAISAITKVETWLSSGKPIGAGDGAMSAQDAIARVESRLRVG, encoded by the coding sequence ATGTCGTCGACGCAAGGTAGCATCGAGACGCAAGAAGCCATTGAACGGTTCGCCGAGGCTCTGCATCAACGAATCGGCGCTGACCGATACCGGTTGTGGTTCACCCATGGGGTTGGCTTCGACTTGGAGGTCGGTGAGTCACCCGATGATGGCAAGCCAACCGTGGTGGTTGTCATCCGAACCAGTGGCCCGTTTGCCGCACAGCGGATGGGCAATAGCTTCGCAACCGAACTGCGCGCCGCGGCCATGATCGCTTGCGGTGAGCGAGCTCGTTATCGCATCGACGTGGAAGAAGCGGAGCAACCCGCCCCCAAGAAACGAACTCGCGCGGCCAAGGTCGCTGCGGAAGAGAAAGCGAGCACGAAGAGCAGCGGCGGGCGCCGCTCGACGGCGCGGCAAACCAGTGGCCGCGCCTCATCCGGTCGTGCCAGTTCGGGACGACCATCCGCTGGGCGTCGCGGATCAGCCAACAGTTTAGCCAGCCTGCTCGCTCAATCCACCGCCACTGGCGATGACAAATCCGGTGGTTCGCGTGGTGGGCGAGGTCGTTCACGCGGTCGGGTGGAACACGATCCCATTGCGGCATCGGAGTTGCCCGAGGGAGATCAGTTCGACGATGAAGAGATGGATGACGAGGAAGTCGTCGTCTCCACACCCCGCTCGTCCAAATCCAAGCTTCCTCCGCTCCCCGAATCGCAACCGACCGGCGGCCGAACGCTGGAAAGTTTCATCACCGGTCCCTGCAACGAATTCGCGTTCTCGGCAGCAATGATGGCGGTTGCGACACCGTCCGTTGCCACACCGCTTTTCTTGCACGGCCCCACGGGGACGGGCAAGTCCCACTTGTTGGCGGCTTTGGCGAATGAGTTTCGAACCCGCCGCCGAATGCGACGCGTGGTGTTGCTGACCGCGGAACAATTCACCAATGACTTCGTCGTGTCGGTGGGCTCGACGGGTTTGCCGGCTTTCCGCCGACGATACCGGGACGTGGACGCGTTGCTGATCGACGACGTGCACTTCTTGGCTGCCAAAACGGCGACGTTGCGGGAAGCTTTGTACACCGTGGAAACCTTGGCATCGGCGGGGAAACCGTTGGTGTTCTCGGCCAACCTTCCTCCCAGCGACATCCGCGGGTTGACCGGCGAAGTGGCCGGGCGGATGGCATCGGGTTTGGTTTGTCCCCTGGCGGCGATTGATCAACAAACTCGCTTTCAGCTGTTGCAACGGATGGTTGCCACCCGCTGTGTGCTGGGATGTGACAACGCATTGTTGGAAGAGGTCAGCGAGCTGATTGGCGGCGATGCCCGGGCCGCGGGTGGCATCGCGAACCTGATTGGCATGCTGCAGCGAATGTTCCGCCGCGAACCCACGATCGACGAAATTCGTCGTTATGGTGGCGATTTGTTGCGGAGCACCCAGGTGGCCCCGACTTTGCGAAGCATCGAAAAAGCGGTTTGTGAGACTTTCGGGCTTGAAGGAGACGGTTTGCGCAGCAAAGCTCAAACAAGACGGGTCAGTGAACCTCGCACCCTGGCGATGTACTTGGCTCGTCAACACACCGGCAGTGCGTTCACTGAGATTGCCAAGCACTTCAATCGACGCAGCCACTCCAACGCGATCTCCGCCATCACGAAAGTGGAGACTTGGTTGTCCAGTGGCAAACCGATCGGTGCTGGCGACGGTGCCATGTCGGCACAAGACGCCATTGCTCGCGTGGAATCACGCTTGCGGGTGGGCTGA
- a CDS encoding Maf family protein, with amino-acid sequence MNDLPRAELPGSQTGNPEPLILASGSPRRAQLLAAAGYEFSIQPASDSAECGICSRETAPEMVARLAYRKAADVVARIDDGLVLAADTVASCVGSILGKPHDRDHAEEMLRLLSGRDHDVYTGVCFWSRRNEKFVVDVVRTRLRMAELSKDQLHEHLESLRWEGKAGAFGYQDGNDWLTVIGKDSESNVVGLPMERLAELLENFEQNAEKITTPTTDSIESSDSSCS; translated from the coding sequence ATGAACGACCTCCCGCGAGCCGAGTTGCCCGGTTCTCAAACCGGAAATCCGGAACCACTGATCCTAGCCAGCGGGTCCCCGCGACGCGCCCAATTGCTGGCAGCGGCAGGTTACGAATTCTCGATCCAACCGGCCTCCGATTCTGCCGAGTGTGGCATCTGTAGCCGAGAGACCGCCCCCGAAATGGTGGCCCGCCTGGCCTACCGCAAAGCCGCCGACGTCGTCGCCCGGATCGATGACGGGCTGGTCTTGGCCGCCGACACGGTCGCCTCCTGCGTGGGAAGCATTTTGGGGAAACCGCATGACCGCGATCACGCCGAAGAAATGCTGCGTTTACTCAGCGGCCGCGATCACGATGTTTACACCGGTGTCTGCTTCTGGTCGCGGCGGAACGAGAAATTCGTGGTGGATGTGGTTCGCACGCGGTTGCGGATGGCGGAGTTGAGCAAAGATCAGTTGCACGAACACCTGGAGAGTTTGCGATGGGAGGGCAAGGCAGGCGCTTTCGGCTATCAAGACGGGAACGACTGGTTGACGGTCATTGGCAAGGATAGTGAAAGCAACGTTGTCGGATTGCCGATGGAACGACTGGCGGAATTGTTGGAAAATTTCGAACAGAACGCCGAAAAGATAACCACCCCGACGACCGATTCGATTGAATCATCCGATTCAAGCTGTTCCTGA
- a CDS encoding DUF1573 domain-containing protein, whose protein sequence is MFSETKHDFRVVGRGTKAEYKFEFRNLYEETVHVQGVRSSCGCTTPTVSDDTLETHETSSIIATLNTSTFIGQKAATVTVVFDRPYYAEVQLQVSGFIRTDVTFDPPEVDFGQCKNGEVKEQDITITHRGNSNWRLTDVRSHCDDFAVKLEQPTVQPNMVQYKMRVRMKETMSEGEIRERLTLVSNDTKFPTIEMSIAGMIRPTISVSPAAVSLGTTESGQTVSKRLLVRGEEPFEIQKVLCSDDRFQFEIPEGKKKLHFVEMKFTGGDNPDRVAQRIQIVTDLPGDKTAECVATGTVK, encoded by the coding sequence ATGTTCAGCGAGACCAAGCACGACTTTCGAGTCGTAGGTCGAGGCACCAAGGCAGAATACAAATTCGAATTTCGCAATCTGTATGAAGAAACGGTCCACGTCCAAGGGGTTCGCAGCAGCTGTGGATGCACCACACCGACGGTGTCGGACGACACACTGGAAACCCACGAAACCAGCTCGATCATCGCGACGCTGAACACCAGCACCTTCATCGGTCAAAAAGCTGCGACAGTGACGGTTGTGTTTGATCGACCGTACTACGCCGAAGTGCAGTTGCAGGTCAGTGGATTCATTCGCACCGATGTCACGTTTGATCCGCCCGAAGTCGACTTCGGCCAGTGCAAAAACGGCGAGGTCAAAGAGCAAGACATCACGATCACGCATCGCGGCAACTCGAATTGGCGTTTGACCGACGTCCGCAGCCACTGCGATGACTTCGCCGTGAAGTTGGAACAACCAACCGTTCAACCGAACATGGTTCAGTACAAGATGCGTGTTCGGATGAAGGAAACGATGTCCGAAGGCGAAATTCGGGAACGCCTGACGTTGGTCAGCAACGACACCAAATTCCCAACCATCGAAATGTCGATCGCGGGAATGATTCGTCCCACGATCAGCGTGTCCCCCGCCGCCGTCAGCCTGGGGACCACCGAGTCTGGGCAAACGGTCAGCAAACGACTGCTGGTTCGCGGCGAAGAGCCCTTTGAGATCCAAAAGGTTCTTTGCTCGGACGATCGCTTCCAATTTGAAATTCCCGAAGGCAAAAAGAAACTGCATTTCGTGGAGATGAAGTTCACCGGCGGTGACAATCCAGATCGCGTTGCTCAACGAATCCAGATCGTGACCGACCTGCCGGGTGACAAAACCGCGGAGTGTGTTGCCACCGGCACAGTGAAGTAG
- a CDS encoding DUF4346 domain-containing protein, translated as MPTSPPTLTADSHVHFLTGRLAETAVSEEAVRIAAEFGCRHSVGVVPITVAALITPKWLSRHWEIPESATHVILPGFLQDNLDAAGDLAAPLQGLIQQTAAEVICGPKDCRDLHAWMTGRQESVDLSAHSIEIIAEINHAPRLAVEEVVQLANRLRADGADRIDVGCDPSRRCQAIGEYVSALVDAGHTISIDTFDPHEAGDAIRAGATLVLSVSAANRDAARDWGCEVVAIPDVPDDLKSLDQTIEFLIRHSIPFRVDPILEPIGSAFTESLLRYTEVRRRYPSVEMMMGIGNLTELTDVDSAGVNFLLLGICQELAIGSVLTTQVINWARSSVRECDIARRLVHHAVSRGVPPKRLSEELVMLRDPKLRPHSETALQALADGVKDNNYRLIAQEDTLHMISAGLHLTGQDPFELFAELMSRPQADNVDAAHAFYLGYEMAKATIALTLGKQYEQDQALHWGHLTVPEDTHRIKRTSRHAPQRPKKDDTADG; from the coding sequence ATGCCTACCTCGCCTCCCACTCTGACCGCCGACTCGCACGTTCACTTTCTGACCGGCCGGTTGGCGGAAACCGCGGTCAGCGAAGAAGCAGTTCGAATCGCCGCCGAATTTGGTTGCCGTCACAGTGTGGGTGTGGTGCCAATCACTGTGGCCGCGCTGATCACTCCCAAGTGGCTTTCTCGGCACTGGGAAATTCCCGAGTCAGCGACGCATGTGATCCTGCCAGGTTTCCTCCAGGACAACCTGGACGCGGCCGGCGATCTGGCCGCGCCGCTGCAAGGACTGATCCAGCAAACTGCGGCCGAAGTGATCTGCGGCCCCAAAGATTGCCGAGACCTGCACGCCTGGATGACCGGCCGCCAAGAATCGGTTGATCTGTCAGCGCACTCGATTGAAATCATCGCCGAGATCAATCACGCGCCGCGTTTGGCGGTCGAGGAAGTCGTTCAACTCGCGAATCGATTGCGAGCCGACGGCGCCGACCGAATCGACGTGGGCTGCGACCCTTCGCGACGGTGCCAAGCGATCGGCGAATATGTCTCCGCGTTGGTCGACGCTGGACACACGATCAGCATCGACACGTTTGATCCGCACGAGGCCGGCGACGCGATTCGAGCCGGCGCGACGTTGGTCCTGTCGGTCAGTGCGGCCAATCGAGACGCCGCGCGGGACTGGGGATGCGAAGTCGTTGCGATCCCGGATGTGCCCGACGATCTCAAAAGCTTGGATCAAACGATTGAATTTTTGATCCGTCACAGCATCCCATTTCGCGTTGACCCAATCCTGGAACCCATCGGGTCGGCCTTCACCGAGAGCCTGCTTCGCTACACAGAGGTTCGACGACGGTATCCCAGCGTTGAAATGATGATGGGGATCGGCAACTTGACCGAACTGACCGACGTGGATTCGGCGGGAGTCAACTTTTTGCTGCTCGGAATCTGCCAGGAACTCGCGATTGGCAGCGTCCTGACGACGCAAGTGATCAATTGGGCCAGATCATCCGTCCGCGAATGCGACATCGCTCGGCGACTCGTTCACCACGCCGTCTCTCGCGGCGTCCCGCCCAAGCGATTGTCCGAGGAATTGGTGATGCTTCGCGATCCAAAGTTGCGACCACACTCAGAAACGGCACTCCAAGCGCTCGCCGATGGTGTGAAGGACAACAATTACCGATTGATCGCGCAAGAGGACACCTTGCACATGATCAGCGCGGGTTTGCACCTGACCGGCCAAGACCCGTTCGAATTATTTGCCGAATTGATGAGCCGCCCCCAAGCGGACAACGTGGACGCTGCTCATGCGTTTTACTTGGGCTACGAAATGGCAAAGGCCACGATCGCGTTGACGCTGGGCAAACAGTACGAACAAGACCAAGCGTTGCACTGGGGACACCTAACGGTCCCAGAAGACACGCACCGGATCAAACGGACCAGCCGGCACGCCCCCCAGCGTCCCAAGAAAGACGACACCGCCGACGGCTGA